DNA from Candidatus Thermoplasmatota archaeon:
CGCCTTTGGTCTTTTTGGTACACTCGTCGTTCTCGATCTTCTTGTTGTCGTCGTAACCCACTGCGACTACTGCATGTCCCCACAGGGCATGATCACGTGGGCAAGGATAGGGAATCTCGCCATCGTTGTAGGGCATAACATAGGTGTTTCCCTCGTAATGCCCGTACTCAAATCCGTAGAATCCGAACATTGAGGGTATGCCCATTGCGAGATAGAGCTTCACAAGAAAAAGCACCAGGGAGGTGGGTCTGGACGCAGCCTGGGGATCATGGCAGAAGTACTTGAGGGCCTCGTAGTTGTCGGCCACCGCATAGACAAAGGAGGGCGGTTCCTCATCGAATTCTGGGTCGCTGTCCGTATACGGCCAGTACCTCTCCGGTGCACATCCACAAAGCACCAATGCCCCCATCGTGTTTCGGATCCAGGCACCTGTGTCTCCCGTAACACCCATCAAGTTTCTGGTCGTTTTGTAGACAAAGAGACGGGAACCATCGATATGCCTCTTGAAGCCTCGTCTCTCGAAGTACTCGACTATCCCCACGGCTGCC
Protein-coding regions in this window:
- a CDS encoding cysteine protease; protein product: MYSAYKHVERPGARDTVGTGWIPPLPDLRDYTIDHPEIAKMAKKVGYSPKIATVVKKLASSPPKKHVKLYMGNPFFLPPKKDLRKHCSPIENQGGLGSCTAQAAVGIVEYFERRGFKRHIDGSRLFVYKTTRNLMGVTGDTGAWIRNTMGALVLCGCAPERYWPYTDSDPEFDEEPPSFVYAVADNYEALKYFCHDPQAASRPTSLVLFLVKLYLAMGIPSMFGFYGFEYGHYEGNTYVMPYNDGEIPYPCPRDHALWGHAVVAVGYDDNKKIENDECTKKTKGAFLIRNSWGKAWGDNGYGWIPYDFVIDKLALDFWSLLSMEWVDTKKFGI